TGAGCGTCCTTCCCAGGTGCACGTGGACTGGGGAGGAAAGCGCTGTTCTGCTGCTCTCCGGCTCCCCCTGTCTGCTCTGGGTGGGGGCCAAGGGGTTCAGACGCCCCGAACACGAGCGTCCACGGCAGGGCCGCAGGGCGGCTCCCAGGGGCCTGTGCAACGCAGATTCACACGCAGGACCAGGCCCAGCGGAGAGAGTTGGGGCTGGCGGGGGCAGGGAACGAGCTCTGCCCATGTCGGGGTATGTGGGAGGACTGAAAAGAGAACACCTGGGAGAATGAGGACCCAAAGCCCCGCTCCGAGGACCCCAATCTTTTGCGACCCCAGTCTGTGCCCACTGACTTTCTCCAGCCCACCTGTTACCCCAAGAGGGAGCTGGTTCAGCTGCCCGCCTCCATCCGTGTCCCCCCGAGGCACAGAGCCTCTGAGCAGCCTCCAGGGCGGCCCCTGCACCGGCCCCCGGCTGGCGGACCCGAGGCCTCCCGGGAGCTAAGATGCGTGAGCTTGTTTAGGGAATGGAAGTGCACGTGGAAAAAGGGAGCTCGTCACTTGTACTTCATTCGGAACATTACGACACACTTAGTGCTGTCGGCTGGGTCCTCAGGAAACACCTGCTCTGACTTTCCCCCGTGGTCCCAGGTGAGAAGAAAAAATTGTGTTGAATAGATTATCAGAAACTTTCTGTTAGGCTGTGTTATAGGCTGAACTGTGtcaccccaaaattcatgtgtgaAGTCCTggtccccaggacctcagaaagtGACTGCCTTTGGAGatgggcctttaaagaggtgattaaggttacatgaggtcactagggtggccCTGATCCAGTCTGACTgctgtccttttaagaagaggaggtcaggacacagacacgcacagaggACGAccccgtgaggacacagggaggagacgggCATCTACGCACcgaggagagaagcctcaggaggccagccctgcccacgcCTGGACCTCAGACCTCCAGGCTCCTGACCCAGAAAGCGAATGTCTACTGTGGAAGCCGCCCGAGTGAGCCTTTGGTCACGGCAGTGTCAGCAAACAGCTCAACTGAAAACGCAGAGAAGAGTTTCCTCGGCACAGGCAGAGGTGCCTGTCCGCAGACGGCTGCCTTCCGAAGCTGCGTTTGCGTGACTCTCCCTCGTCTGGAGGGGAGGACGCAGGACGCCACCCAGGGCCCAGGCCGCCAAGTGGACTCCCCGCCGCAACCGCCGAGTCCTTCGTCCCTGCTAGGAATCGAGAGATTCGCCTGAAGGCTCAGCAGACCCAACACCAGAAGCGTCTGCAGAGCCGCATGAAGGCCCCCGGCCGCCTGGCCCTTTGCCGTCTCTGCTGAGAGGCAGGAGGCCCTGGGAGGAGGCCACTCTGACCTAGGGCCGCGGGAAGGGCCAGCGGgctggcctctgcctctgcagtGATGTCACAGGGGCCACCTAGCAACGGGGCCCAGGAACACAAGGGCAGCTCCCCGTGGAGGGGGTGGAAGCCATGCGCTCCGTCTGAGGGCTGCGTGAGAGCCAGCGTCCTTCTTCTTTCCCGTGGCCCGAAGGCAGGGAGGTTGGAGAAGGACACCACGGCTGCACACAGGAGGCACCAGCTGGGCCCCGGGGCCCCTCCCTCGGCCGTGAGCCCCGGACACCTCAAGGCGGCCAGCGGGATGGCTGAGCTCCAGAGGAGCCGATGTGTGGGCGGCCTGCACCAGAAAGGGGACCCCCCGAGCTGCATCAAGACGCTGTGCAAGGAGCTAGGTAGGGCCGGGGTTAGGGCGGGGCAGACCGCTCTCCCCGGGCCAGCGAGGGccacacacccaccccccaccccggaccCACTGCCCCTGCCTAAGATCCTGAAGGCCAGGGTGGGGCGTGTCGGGCACTGAGGTCTGAGGGGGCAGAGCCAGCCTGGGACTGTGTGGGGACACGCCGGGGTCCAGCACGGGAAGGGTCTCAGGTTGATGAGGAGGCCCTGGGGTGAGCCCCAGTCCCGCTGCCAGAGCCAGGGCCCTCGCGGCCAGGGGCAGCAGTGAACCCACGGGGCTGGGGCCGCCCGTCTGCTCATCACTAACGTGGCCTTTACGTTGTAAAGTGTGCAAACTTACACCTGTGTCAGCCACGTGTCCCACGTTTCTAACCCTGCGAGCGGGCCATGGTGTGGCCGAAATGGGGATGGGTGCCCGAAACGCCCTGGTCCTTACGTGGACCTGCCCCTGGAAGGTCAGCTACCCCAGGGCAGCGGGCCCGAGTTGGCGGAGAGACGGGGTGACTGCCAGTCGTCGGCAGGACCCCAGCAGTTGTGGTTCACACCAGCAAGTACCCTTTGCTATGACCGTCGTGTAGGAAACCTAAGTGACGCTCTTAGGAGGCGAAACACAGTAGGCGGGAAATGCGGTTTGCTTGTTCAAGCCCTAGGAGCGATTTTAAGAGGtcattgtataaaaatatttgttcttctctcagCTTAAAAATCCAAAGCTGTGTTATCTCTGGAGGAGGAGGTGAAGGGGGAGCCGGCGGTCACAGCACAGGGGCCGCTGCATTTCCACTACCTCCGACCGATAAAAGTCcgagcacagggcttccctgctggcgcagtgagagtccgcctgccgatgcaggggacacgggttcgtgccccggtccgggaggatcccacatgccgcggagcggctgggcccgtgagccatggccgctgagcctgcgcgtccggagcctgtgctccgcaacgggaggggccacagcagtgagaggcccgcataccgaaaaaaaaaaaaaaaaagtccgatTACAGCCACTCCTTCTCAGGCTCTCAGGAGGGCCGAGCTCCCCAGAGAGGAAACCAACCTATAACCTGCTCAGGAAATATTGCAAGTAGCCACAGTGTGTCCCCAGTAGTGCCGGCCACGGACCTTCCCACCCAGCACCGATGGGTTTGCCGAGGCAGGATGGAGGGCAGGGACGCACCGAGCGCTGCACTGCCAGCCGCCGTGCACACACCCGCCCCAGGCGCCAGGCCCGGTGGGGCTCCCGGACAGCATGGAGGGGATGCGCCGCCCGGAGCCGGAGCCACGCGGAACACAGCTCGCTGTCTACAGGTTAAAATGAGACGAGGTGCGGCCTCCCGAGTGAGGGCGGGGCACCCGCCAGGCCTGGGCGCCCACACTTGGAAGCAAGAGCCAGGAGGCTGGTGCCGCCGGGCCCGCAAGCGCCAAGGTGACGTGGACGCAGGAGGCGGGGCCGAGCGCCTGTGGGACGCGCCCCCCAGCCGGGCGGGAGAGGAGTCCGCGCACGGAGGGCCCGCGCGAACCCGCGGATCCACGGCTGAGCTCGCGCCCGGGCCCTGAGCCTTTGCCTGGGACGCCAGACCGCAGCCGCCGGCCTCGCTGCCGCAGAGCCTCCGGGCCAGGCGCCCCAACGACGCCCCCACTGCAGGGGTGCGTCCAGGGCAAGGAGGGGGCTGTTCCCCGGAGGGGCTCCAGGCATCGGCGAACTGGGCCTACTGAAATCCGCAAGGCGGAGGAGGGGGCGAGGGGCGCCCTGGCCGCGAGGTGGCGTCAGGCCGGTCGTGCAGCGGGTTCCCGCCCGTGtcggccccgccccggcccgcgCCTGTCCCGCCCTCCGCTCCCACCGGCGCGAACCCCGACTTCCGGGGGCGGCTCGCGGTCCAGACAGTGACCTGTGAGTGTTTGGCGATCACTTAGAGGCCAGCTGAAGAAAGGCAGCAAAGGAAATAGTCTCTTCGCGTGCGGGGGCAGCTTCTGCCCGGCCTGCTACTCCTCCCGGAGCCACGCACGAGCCCAGCCTGGAGCCTTACGGGCTGATCCCTGCAGGTGCGCCCAGAACCCCGAAGAAAGCAGGGCCTTTCTTAGAAAGCGGACAAAGGGGGAACCCGCGAACacactgatatttttactttatgataACGAGGCACGGGGGGCAGGTGTGTGTTTCTCATTCCACAGCTGCTTTGGAGCAAAGAAAAACCAGGCTCTCTttttactgattctttccttcctgccaaATACACGTTACAGGAAGGAGCAGGTTTGAAGATCTATCTGGAGCGGCCCTGTGTCTTCTAAAAACGGACACACttgcacacatgcacagacatgcacaagcacacacgtgtgcacacacgtaGGGGCTGCTGAAGATTTTCCGGAAGAAGCCCACCGTAGATCCCTGCCAGAAAACCACTGAGCCGAACCATCCGGGCCCTTCCATCTGAGGTCGACGCAGCGCCCTTCCCTCTGAGAGCTGCCAAGTTCTGAAGTAGTCTCTGAAGACCCAGGGTCGCCTCAGCCTTGGCCTTCAGGGCTTTGTCTCTAGGTGGCCAGGGCCAGCCTGGGGGTGGCGGCACAGCCGCAGGTCAGCAGACGTCCCGGAGCCCGTGTGCGAAGAGGATGCACAGCACCTAATTCTCACCCACAGGGAACTCAGACCAGAGACAAGGGAAGTGTGCGGACGACCCGGCCCAGGGCGGGGGCCGAGTGCCGGGGAGAATGGGCGTGACGGAAAGCTCCCTCCAAGGAAGGTTGCTTAACActgggcagggggcccaggtccCCATGAAGGATGGCGCTGGAGGACGGCAGGGGTTGGGGGACACGGTCCAGGGGAGGGACAGCGTGCAAGACAGCGAGGACCAGCGAAAAAGCAGGAACAGAAAGCAGGGCACCTGCCGGAGCCGGGCCCTCGCCCCCTCTGTCCGGCAGGTATCCCCGGCCCCGAGGCCTGTGAGCTTAAAGGATCCCGAGTAGCTGATCTGGCCGCCAAATTCTGTAGGAAGTCCTCTGGGATGGCGGCTTGCAGAGGCATCCTGCTGGGTCTCCTGTCAAAAACTTTATTTAAAGCTCAGAGCTCACAGCTCCCGAGGCTCACGCTATCTCGCCGAGGTCACCAAAATGCAGCTTCCCGTAATTGTTCACTGACAACCGCTCCATGCATGAGCCCGGGGCTGGATCCTGTGCCCCTTTCTCCTCACCAGACAAAGACCTTTCCCAGCCAGAGGACTCCCACCGCTGGCAACGCCCCTCAGAGGAGCCAGGAGGAGCGTCCTGGAGGGTGTGGTGTGGTTCAGATCTCACCTCCGGGGCTGGGtcgccgcccccctcccccaacgGCCCTCAGTTCCTGCTGCTTCCAACCCCACCTGCTGCCACCAGGAGGACGCAAGGGGTCCCTGCGCCTGGCACAGTGACAGTAGAGGCAACGCCAAGGCCTCCcgccacgtgccacggagcgggcAGAGGCCCTGCGGGGAacctgtggggggcagggggccttCGACACCCTGCACCGGCCTGCAGAGGGCTGATGTGAAGAGTCGGGGCGGGAGGCCTCCTGGGCCGGGGATGCGTGAGAACGCTGGTCAGAACTGGGGCGGCAGCGCCCACACCCCGCAGGTGGCCCGTCAGCATCCTCGCAGGCTGACGACAGACCCGCTGCTTCCTCCTCAGAGCCTGAAGGTCATGGGAAGGACCTCAGAAGCGACACGGAAGATGCCCGCTGGTGAGTGGCCTTGTCCAGCGGAGGCAGCTGTGCAGAGACGTGCGGAGAACACggcaggctggggtgggagtgggcgcCAGGGTAAAGacctggcgggggaggggggtgctGAGGAAGGCCAGGGCGTCCGGAGAAGACCTCGAGGCTCAGACGGGAGGGTCGGGGGCCGGTGACCCAGGGGGCTCGCAGGGCCTCAAGCAGCCCCCCACCGGCAACCCCCCGGCCCAGCATCCTGGGGCCGGCGCCTATCGCTGCAGACCTTCCCCCTCGGATCCCCGGGCATCTCGCCCGAGAGCCTGCCAGGGCTGCCGGCGTCCCTTGTGTTGGGGCAGGTTGGGGTGACGGCTCctcagggaggtcagctcagcaGGACTGCCGCGTCCTTCTCTGCTCTGCCCACCCCTCTACCCGGGTCTGCCTCGCCCACCGCCCGCCAGCCCCGCCCTGCTGACCCAGGGGCGCCGGTGCCCAGGAGGGAGGAAGGTGTTGTCTCAAAGCCCCGCTTGCTCCCGCTGCAGCCAGGCAAGCCCGGAGGAGCAGCGCCAGGACGCCGCTGGGCAGGTGCGGGGGCGTTGGAAGGAGGCGGAGCCCGAGGCCAGCGGCCAGGAGGAGCCGGAAGGCAGGGAGGGCGCAGACAAGCGCGCCCTGGAGGCCAAGGTCAGGCCGTGGTCCTTTCATGTGCACGCGCTGCCGGCCCTGCGCCTTGGAGTCCTGCCTCTGTTTATCCGTTCGGTGTCTTCTTACAGGAAGGGGAGCCAGAGTCCGTACAGCTGGGTGACCTCCTGGAAAAAGAGGCAAGAGCTTTTCACTTTAGTAACAGAAGTCAGAGGGGAGGCCTGTCAGGCACAGTCCTGCCGAGGACACGCGGGCTGGGCCAGGCCCCACCTGAGCTGCCTCAGCGCCCAGTCTGTGCTCCTGGCTGGCGCCGGGGCACCTTAACCCCGGCTTGCCAAACAGCACAGCTGCTGAGGGAGCGGGGGTCCCGACAGGAGGTGACCCTCAGCTTGCCCTTGTCAGGGAGCCCCAGCCCCGGCCCGCCGCAGCCCAGGGGCAGTGGTGCTCACAGGACCCTGTCCAAGAGAggctttccttccccttccccatccacgtgcaggggtggaggggagcTGGGCTTGGCCTGCATCCAGGGCCCCTGGGGTCCCCTCCACTCCCCAAAACACTTCTCCCATTGTTGACTAAACTGCTACCACTGGGCCAAGCCAAGGTGCCTGGTCAGAGACCTGGGGGCCGCTGCACCTGAGCCCCCCAGGCCTTCCCAGCTCACTGTGTGTCTCTGCAGCTCGGGCAGCGGGGCAGGGGGTCTgcagaggcagagctcaggcgcTGCCCAGATGAGCAGGCCTGCAGTGGGCCTGGAGGGTCCACCCAGCTCTGGGCATCACCGGCCCTGATTCTCAGGGGGCAAAGCCGGGGGAGACCCTCTGAGTTCTCAGGGACCTGATGGGAGGTGAGCAGGGAGGGTTGGGAGGCCACATCCCTCCTCTCCCTGTGCCCGAGGGCACCTTAGCAACCACAGTGTCAGCAGGTCCCACCACACACTGCCGGTGTCTGGTGGGCTCAGTGTAACGCCCAGACCCTGGCCACCACTGGCCCAGAGCCCACGCTCCCTCCCAGGAATCTGTGTGCCTTCCTGGCTCCCCCAAGCCCACCAGCCACGCCTCTTTGGTTTCCATCCACAGAAGCCATCTGTGTTTGTGGAGGTTGATCTGGGAGACGGATCAGAGGaggtaaaaaaaacccaaagttcaCAAAGCCAAACCAGCCACCGGGAAACGCCTTGCTTGGAGCCATGCGGCGTTCCCAGGAGCTTGCCCCGTCACCATCACCACAAGCACGGGTGTGCTGGAGGCTGAGGCAGAGATGGGGCCCAGGGTTTGGAGACTGGCCAGGGGACCAGAGAGCACCTCgcttctttctcattttccctcACGCCAACCCACACACATTCCTGCACCTCCATAGATTCCAGGGCCTGGGTCAACCCTCGAGGTACCCAGGGGCCCTGAGAACCTCTTGTGAGATTGTGCTGGGGTGGTGAAAGGGCACAAGCTGAGGAGCTGGGAGACCCAGCCTCCACAGCTCTCCAGTGAATGCTCAAACAAGTCACCAtacctctccatgcctcagttttctcatctgcaaaatggggatctTAGTAGCACCCACAGTCCAGCGTTGTTTTGTGACACCCTCAGAACACTGCCTGGTACCCAGGAAGTCCCAGCATTAGATATTATCTTCACCAcctacaccaccaccaccatcatcactatctTCATCACCATCAGCGTCATCAAAACTACCACCCCAATCATCATCTTCATCGCCATCAGCATCACTATCCCCATAATCTTCATCACTATCTCCATCGCCTATACCACCAcggtcatcatcaccatcatcaccgcCATCATcacatcttcaccatcatcacatcaccaccatcatcatcactatcatcaccatcaccaccatcatcatcaccatcaccatcatcaccaccatcatcacatcTTCACCATTATCGTCACcaccattatcaccatcaccatcattgtcaccaccatcatcacatcttcaccatcatcaccatcatcaccaccatcatcaccatcatcatcaccatcatcatcatcacgtcttcaccatcatcaccaccactgtcaccacctacaccaccatcaccatcatcaccaccatcatcacatcttcaccatcatcgtcaccaccatcatcacatcttcaccatcatcttcaccatcatcgtcaccatcatcaccaccatcatcacatcatcatcacATTAtcacatcaccaccatcatcatcaccatcatcaccatcaccaccatcatcatcaccatcaccatcatcaccaccatcatcaccaccatcatcaccatcaccatcatcaccaccatcataaCATCTTCACCATCGTCACCATCATCACATCTTCACCATCATCGTCACCATcatcgtcaccatcaccaccatcatcacgtcttcaccatcatcaccaccactgtcaccacctacaccaccatcaccatcatcaccaccatcatcaccatcaccatcatcaccaccatcatcacatcaccaccatcatcatcaccatcatcaccatcatcaccaccatcatcatcaccaccatcatcacatcttcaccatcatcgtcaccatcatcacatcttcaccatcatcaccatcatcaccaccactgtcaccacctacaccaccatcaccatcatcatcaccattatcaccatcaccattgtcacatcatcatcaccattatcaccaTTTTCTGTAAAAGGAAGTGGGTAACCCCATGGCCTGATTGGGCCTTTCCAACACAAATATTCTCCATTTCTCTGCTATAGTGAGCAGCCATCTCTTTGGAAGTTTTTTGAAATTCTCTCCTGGCAAATGTAAGCCCCTACCCGGGGGTTGCTTTTTTCCAGATCGCACCTTCTATATCTGCCCTCAGAACATGCTGTACGATGAAGAGAGCTGGTTATTGACCGCCTCCACACACAAGGCTACTGCGGGGCACCACAGGCTTCAAGGACTCATGAAGAATCagtcaggggcagagctgggacttagGGTCCAGGTCTTCTGACCTACAGTCCAGGGGTCATGGTAGCTCACATCCAGGCACAGTTCCTTGGTCAGGGTCCCCTAGTTAGAAATTCCCACTTGACGGTGCCCCGTCTCGTGGGAGGATGCTCAGTGCAGTCTCCACGCCCCACCTCGTCCTTGGGCAGGTTCAGCAGGTCCGGCCCTGGTCCCTGTCATGACCCCCTCGCCTGTCCCCTCAACTACTCCCACCACATCCCACAGGTGATCACATGTGCCATGAAAGAAGAGAAGCAGTCCCAGATGGACATGGGGGATTTGTCAGAGGACGAGTGAGTGAGGGGTTCACACTGGGGAAGGTGGGAGGCTTTTCCTCCATCAgggtttctggtgggcagagcgaGCCCCGGGCTTTCGATTCCTCCTGGGCACACGCAGAGACCCAGGCGTTTACTGCAGCTGGGGGGGTGAGGCAGGATCCCCGTGAGTCCCACCTCACCCCTAGCTagacccctctccccaccctgtcaGCCAACAAAAGGGCCAGagtaggagggagggaaaggtggGAAGAAGAAGAGGGGGTGAGAGTGGGAGGGTCTCCTCTCTGTGCAGCTCCAAGGTTGCAGCCCTTGGTCCTGCAGGCAGTGGGGGGACCCGTCACACGTGGCTGCTGGCTCAGCAGGGCAGAGGgacctgggggcgggggcgggagacGTTTGTCCTGACCGCCTCCACCCTGTGGGTAGAGATTGTGAGGCTGCGAGCGCCTGGGAGCAGGTGAGACGC
The genomic region above belongs to Pseudorca crassidens isolate mPseCra1 chromosome 18, mPseCra1.hap1, whole genome shotgun sequence and contains:
- the C18H13orf46 gene encoding uncharacterized protein C13orf46 homolog, whose protein sequence is MSQGPPSNGAQEHKGSSPWRGWKPCAPSEGCVRASVLLLSRGPKAGRLEKDTTAAHRRHQLGPGAPPSAVSPGHLKAASGMAELQRSRCVGGLHQKGDPPSCIKTLCKELEPEGHGKDLRSDTEDARCQASPEEQRQDAAGQVRGRWKEAEPEASGQEEPEGREGADKRALEAKEGEPESVQLGDLLEKEKPSVFVEVDLGDGSEEVITCAMKEEKQSQMDMGDLSEDEIETSWVCCIPYSTRKKVEESS